In Halapricum desulfuricans, a single window of DNA contains:
- a CDS encoding 50S ribosomal protein L13, whose translation MNTDTIDVDVIVDARDCIMGRVASQVAERAMDGETIAVVNAERAVITGREDDVVEKYQKRRDIGSDRGPAYPKRPDGIFKRAIRGMLPYKEQQGREAFENVRVYVGNPYDDEGEVLEDTSLDRLSNIRFVELDELAASLGAKVTW comes from the coding sequence ATGAACACAGACACGATCGATGTCGACGTGATCGTCGACGCCCGTGATTGCATCATGGGTCGCGTGGCGAGTCAGGTCGCCGAACGCGCGATGGACGGCGAGACGATCGCGGTCGTCAACGCCGAACGCGCGGTCATCACCGGCCGCGAGGACGACGTCGTGGAGAAATACCAGAAGCGTCGGGACATCGGCTCCGATCGGGGGCCGGCCTATCCCAAGCGACCCGACGGGATCTTCAAGCGCGCGATCCGTGGCATGCTTCCCTACAAGGAGCAACAGGGTCGTGAAGCCTTCGAGAACGTCCGCGTGTACGTGGGCAATCCCTACGACGACGAGGGCGAAGTTCTCGAGGACACGTCGCTGGATCGGCTATCGAACATCAGGTTCGTCGAACTGGACGAACTCGCGGCAAGCCTCGGAGCCAAGGTAACATGGTAA
- a CDS encoding 50S ribosomal protein L18e gives MSKSNPRLSSLIADLKSAARQSGGNVWGDVADRLEKPRRTHAEVNLGRIERYAREDETVVVPGKVLGSGVLQKDVTVAAVDFSSSAETKIEQVGETVSLEQAVQNNPDGSNVRVIR, from the coding sequence ATGAGTAAGAGTAACCCGAGACTCAGTAGTCTCATCGCCGATCTGAAGTCGGCCGCCCGTCAGTCGGGCGGAAATGTCTGGGGCGACGTCGCCGACCGGCTCGAAAAGCCGCGGCGCACCCACGCAGAAGTCAACCTGGGCCGTATCGAACGGTACGCCCGGGAAGACGAGACCGTGGTCGTTCCGGGCAAGGTTCTCGGCAGCGGTGTCCTGCAGAAGGACGTCACTGTCGCGGCCGTCGACTTCTCCAGCTCGGCCGAGACAAAGATCGAACAGGTCGGCGAGACCGTCTCGCTCGAACAGGCAGTACAGAACAACCCCGACGGCTCGAACGTACGGGTGATCCGATGA
- a CDS encoding 30S ribosomal protein S9 codes for MVTNTSGKKKTAIARATVSDGEGRVRINSRPVELVEPELARLKMLEPFRIADDDLRESVDVDVTVEGGGTTGQADATRTAIARGLVQHMNDAELRDAYMEFDRSLLVNDVRQSEPKKWGGPGARARYQKSYR; via the coding sequence ATGGTAACGAACACATCAGGCAAGAAGAAGACCGCCATCGCTCGCGCGACAGTGAGCGACGGCGAGGGCCGGGTTCGGATCAACTCCCGCCCCGTCGAACTGGTGGAACCGGAGCTGGCACGGCTGAAGATGCTCGAGCCCTTCCGGATCGCCGACGACGACCTGCGCGAATCGGTCGACGTCGACGTGACGGTCGAGGGTGGCGGCACGACCGGGCAGGCGGACGCCACCCGGACGGCGATCGCACGCGGGCTGGTCCAGCACATGAACGACGCGGAACTGCGCGACGCGTACATGGAGTTCGACCGCTCGCTGCTGGTCAACGACGTGCGTCAGTCCGAGCCCAAGAAGTGGGGCGGACCCGGTGCCCGTGCGCGCTATCAGAAGTCCTACCGCTAA
- the eno gene encoding phosphopyruvate hydratase codes for MTLITDVRLRRVLDSRGNATVEADVTTESGGFGRAAAPSGASTGEHEAIELPANEAIASAREHAVPRLVGEVYAGNQREVDAALHAADGTENFSEIGANSAVAISMAAAKAGADVLGAPLYQHLGGTFRGDQFPTPLGNVVGGGEHAEEATNIQEFLSAPVGAPSVTEAVFANAQVHARIGEILEEKGVPANKGDEGAWAPPIGDDEAFEIVDQATTEVGDELGFEISFGLDMAAAEMYEDGEYVYEGEDNRSTAEQIDYVAEMVDEYDMAYVEDPLDENDFEAFAELTDRVGDRTLICGDDLYVTNVERLQEGIDKGSSNSILIKPNQIGTLSDAVDAIELGARHGIQSVVSHRSGETEDTTIAHLAVGAAAPYIKTGTVAGERTAKLNELIRIEEQA; via the coding sequence ATGACACTTATCACGGACGTGCGACTGCGACGCGTACTGGACTCGCGAGGCAACGCGACCGTCGAGGCCGACGTCACCACCGAGAGCGGTGGGTTCGGCCGTGCGGCCGCTCCGAGCGGCGCGAGCACGGGCGAACACGAAGCGATCGAACTACCGGCCAACGAGGCGATCGCCAGCGCCCGCGAACACGCCGTCCCGCGGCTGGTCGGCGAGGTCTACGCCGGCAACCAGCGCGAGGTCGACGCCGCGCTGCACGCCGCCGACGGCACCGAGAACTTCTCGGAGATCGGCGCGAACAGCGCGGTCGCGATCAGCATGGCCGCCGCCAAGGCCGGCGCCGACGTGCTCGGTGCACCGCTGTATCAGCACCTGGGCGGGACCTTCCGGGGCGATCAGTTCCCGACGCCGCTGGGGAACGTCGTCGGCGGCGGCGAGCACGCCGAGGAAGCCACCAACATCCAGGAGTTCCTCTCGGCGCCGGTGGGCGCACCGAGCGTCACCGAGGCGGTCTTCGCCAACGCGCAGGTTCACGCTCGCATCGGCGAGATTCTCGAAGAGAAGGGCGTCCCCGCGAACAAGGGCGACGAGGGCGCGTGGGCGCCGCCGATCGGCGACGACGAGGCCTTCGAAATCGTCGATCAGGCCACCACCGAGGTCGGCGACGAACTCGGCTTCGAGATCTCGTTCGGCCTGGACATGGCCGCCGCCGAGATGTACGAAGACGGCGAGTACGTCTACGAGGGCGAGGACAACCGCTCGACGGCCGAACAGATCGACTACGTCGCCGAGATGGTCGACGAGTACGACATGGCCTACGTCGAGGACCCCCTGGACGAGAACGACTTCGAGGCCTTCGCCGAGCTGACCGACCGCGTCGGCGACCGGACGCTCATCTGTGGCGACGACCTCTACGTCACTAACGTCGAGCGCCTCCAGGAAGGTATCGACAAGGGCTCCTCGAACTCCATTCTCATCAAGCCCAACCAGATCGGGACGCTCTCGGACGCCGTCGACGCCATCGAACTCGGGGCCAGACATGGCATCCAGTCGGTGGTCTCTCACCGCAGCGGTGAGACCGAGGACACGACCATCGCCCACCTCGCCGTGGGCGCGGCCGCCCCCTACATCAAGACCGGCACCGTCGCCGGCGAACGCACCGCCAAACTGAACGAACTCATCCGCATCGAAGAACAAGCATGA
- a CDS encoding 30S ribosomal protein S4, which translates to MALGSNTKFYETPNHPYQGERIGEESGLLTQYGLKNKEELWRAQSELRGYRREARELLGRADTGDEEASEFLARLKRLGILGEQDALDDVLRLDVTDVLERRLQTVAYRKGLGNTPEQSRQFIVHGHVTVDGARVQTPSKKVAVEEEGTIAFDEASPLADELHPERAEDQ; encoded by the coding sequence ATGGCACTCGGATCAAACACCAAGTTCTACGAGACGCCGAACCACCCCTACCAGGGTGAACGGATCGGCGAGGAGTCCGGACTGCTCACCCAGTACGGTCTCAAGAACAAGGAAGAGCTCTGGCGGGCCCAGTCAGAACTGCGCGGCTACCGCCGTGAGGCCCGGGAACTGCTCGGCCGCGCCGACACCGGCGACGAGGAGGCGAGCGAGTTCCTCGCCCGGCTCAAGCGCCTCGGCATTCTCGGCGAGCAGGACGCGCTCGACGACGTCCTGCGGCTGGACGTGACCGACGTGCTCGAACGGCGACTCCAGACGGTCGCCTACCGGAAGGGGCTGGGCAACACGCCCGAACAGTCCCGGCAGTTCATCGTCCACGGGCACGTCACCGTCGACGGTGCTCGGGTCCAGACCCCCTCGAAGAAGGTCGCTGTCGAGGAGGAGGGCACGATCGCCTTCGACGAGGCGAGCCCGCTCGCGGACGAACTCCACCCCGAACGCGCGGAGGATCAATAA
- the rpsB gene encoding 30S ribosomal protein S2, whose translation MSQDEEDDIDETSEAAGDAGAVAETEESPASEADAPTDAETEPATDEPEADADEPDAEEGPALDEDVMPEGEEADLLIPVEDYLGAGVHIGTQQKTADMERFIHRVRTDGLYVLDVSMTDSRIRTAADFLANYDPEQILVASSRQYGRFPAEKFADAVGARARTGRFIPGTLTNPDYEGYIEPDVVVVTDPIGDAQAVKEAITVGIPVIAMCDSNNTTSNVDLVVPTNNKGRKALSVVYWLLANETLDRRGAEPAYALEDFESEI comes from the coding sequence ATGAGTCAGGACGAAGAAGACGACATCGACGAGACTTCGGAGGCCGCCGGCGACGCCGGCGCTGTCGCCGAGACGGAGGAATCGCCGGCGTCCGAGGCCGACGCGCCGACGGACGCTGAGACCGAACCCGCGACCGACGAACCGGAAGCGGACGCCGACGAACCCGACGCCGAGGAAGGGCCGGCACTGGACGAGGACGTCATGCCCGAGGGCGAGGAGGCCGACCTCCTCATTCCGGTCGAGGACTACCTCGGAGCCGGGGTTCACATCGGGACCCAGCAGAAGACCGCCGACATGGAGCGGTTCATCCACCGCGTCCGCACGGACGGGCTGTACGTGCTGGACGTCTCGATGACCGACTCGCGGATCCGCACCGCCGCGGACTTCCTCGCGAACTACGACCCCGAGCAGATCCTCGTGGCCTCCTCCCGACAGTACGGCCGGTTCCCGGCCGAGAAGTTCGCCGATGCCGTGGGCGCTCGCGCCCGAACGGGTCGGTTCATCCCCGGAACGCTCACTAATCCCGACTACGAGGGCTACATCGAGCCGGACGTCGTGGTCGTCACGGACCCGATCGGTGACGCACAGGCCGTCAAAGAGGCCATCACGGTCGGCATCCCGGTCATCGCGATGTGCGACTCGAACAACACGACCAGCAACGTCGATCTGGTCGTCCCGACGAACAACAAGGGTCGCAAGGCCCTGAGTGTCGTCTACTGGCTGCTGGCCAACGAGACGCTGGATCGCCGCGGTGCCGAACCCGCCTACGCGCTCGAGGACTTCGAGAGCGAGATCTGA
- a CDS encoding DNA-directed RNA polymerase subunit K, with translation MGAQQYNRYEKARIIGARALQIAHGAPVLIDTEQTQPILIAAEEYDAGVLPFTVNRGQHT, from the coding sequence ATGGGGGCCCAGCAGTACAACCGCTACGAGAAGGCTCGCATCATCGGTGCGCGAGCGCTGCAGATCGCCCACGGCGCGCCGGTGTTGATCGACACCGAGCAGACCCAGCCGATCCTCATCGCGGCCGAAGAGTACGACGCCGGCGTCCTCCCTTTCACCGTCAACCGAGGGCAGCACACATGA
- a CDS encoding 30S ribosomal protein S11: MAENEDSKWAIAHVHASFNNTIITITDLTGAETLAKSSGGTVVKQNRDEASPYAAMQMAETVAEDVQSQGVEGVHVRVRGPGGNLQTNPGPGAQATIRALARAGLEIGRIEDVTPIPHDGTRSPKSSG, translated from the coding sequence ATGGCAGAAAACGAGGACAGCAAGTGGGCCATCGCTCACGTGCACGCATCGTTCAACAACACGATCATCACGATCACCGACCTGACCGGCGCGGAGACGCTCGCGAAGTCCTCCGGCGGGACGGTCGTCAAGCAGAACCGCGACGAGGCCTCGCCGTACGCGGCGATGCAGATGGCCGAAACCGTCGCCGAGGACGTCCAGTCCCAGGGCGTCGAGGGCGTTCACGTTCGCGTGCGCGGTCCCGGCGGAAACCTCCAGACCAACCCCGGTCCGGGTGCGCAGGCGACGATCCGCGCGCTGGCCCGTGCGGGCCTGGAGATCGGTCGCATCGAGGACGTCACGCCGATCCCACACGACGGGACGCGCAGTCCGAAATCCAGCGGGTAA
- a CDS encoding DNA-directed RNA polymerase subunit N, which produces MMVPVRCFTCGNVIAGEWEEFKERAREGDEDPEKVLDELGVERHCCRRMLVSHEDLVDVVAPYQ; this is translated from the coding sequence ATGATGGTACCGGTCAGGTGTTTCACCTGTGGAAACGTTATCGCCGGCGAATGGGAGGAGTTCAAAGAGCGGGCCCGCGAGGGCGACGAAGACCCCGAGAAGGTACTCGACGAGTTGGGCGTCGAACGACACTGCTGTCGGCGGATGCTCGTCTCGCACGAGGACCTCGTCGACGTCGTCGCACCGTATCAATGA
- the menD gene encoding 2-succinyl-5-enolpyruvyl-6-hydroxy-3-cyclohexene-1-carboxylic-acid synthase: MTAPNRATLWGETLVDELIAAGVSGVVLAPGSRSTPLTTAFARRNDVETFSQLDERSGAFFALGRSRRLGEPTALVCTSGTAAANFHPAVIEAHQSRVPLVVLTADRPAELQDSGANQTIDQEQLYGDAVRHYRTLPEPKPQPRALRSLRVAADRAVERAIGTPPGPVHLNVPVAKPLEPTEVPDDVPEELAERAPLGVEGRDGPFVRTTRGRPTLESDAVESLADALSGVDRGLLVTGPANAATPAREALSALAEATGFPVLADPLSGHRFGHDSETPVYGGYDSYLDAAGEWPDPELVVRFGASPTSKVLRHYLRDHAQRQLVVDPAGGWREAEFTATDLVTADPSWLADRLADRLERGDADGESDTGWRERFRRAEQRHWERVGDAVGSEPFEGAVLSTVASRAPDPATLVVSNSMPVRDLDRFGRPRSADLTVLGNRGASGIDGITSTALGAGGATADPLVLVIGDLAFYHDMNGLLAVERCGVDATIVLLNNDGGGIFHMLPIEEFDPPFTEYFRTPHGIDFEPVGDLYGLEYAVVDDLDGFEAAYAESLATDGTQVIEVRFDADESHRTRERLHEQVCSAVNSGS; this comes from the coding sequence ATGACTGCACCAAATCGCGCGACGTTATGGGGCGAGACGCTCGTCGACGAACTGATCGCCGCCGGCGTCAGCGGCGTCGTCCTCGCACCCGGAAGCCGATCGACGCCGCTGACGACCGCGTTCGCCCGACGAAACGACGTCGAGACGTTCTCCCAGCTGGACGAACGGTCCGGGGCGTTCTTCGCGCTGGGGCGGTCCCGCCGGCTGGGCGAGCCGACGGCGCTGGTCTGCACTTCCGGGACGGCCGCGGCGAACTTCCATCCCGCCGTGATCGAGGCCCACCAGTCCCGGGTCCCGCTGGTCGTGCTGACGGCCGACCGGCCAGCGGAACTGCAGGACAGCGGCGCGAATCAGACGATCGACCAGGAGCAACTCTACGGTGATGCCGTCCGGCACTACCGGACGCTCCCGGAACCGAAACCGCAGCCGCGGGCGTTGCGCTCGCTTCGGGTCGCCGCCGACCGGGCCGTCGAACGGGCGATCGGGACGCCGCCCGGTCCCGTCCATCTCAACGTCCCGGTCGCAAAGCCGCTGGAACCGACCGAGGTTCCCGACGACGTACCCGAAGAGCTGGCCGAACGGGCTCCGCTCGGCGTCGAGGGACGAGACGGCCCCTTCGTCCGGACGACGCGCGGGCGACCGACCCTCGAGTCGGACGCGGTCGAGTCGCTGGCGGACGCTCTCTCCGGGGTCGATCGCGGGCTGCTCGTGACAGGGCCTGCCAACGCGGCGACGCCGGCCCGCGAGGCGCTCTCTGCACTGGCCGAGGCGACCGGCTTCCCGGTGCTCGCCGACCCGCTCTCTGGACATCGGTTCGGCCACGATTCGGAAACTCCCGTCTACGGTGGCTACGACTCCTATCTCGATGCAGCGGGGGAGTGGCCCGACCCCGAACTCGTCGTCCGCTTCGGGGCGTCGCCGACCTCGAAAGTCCTGCGACACTACCTTCGGGACCACGCCCAGCGTCAGCTCGTTGTCGATCCCGCTGGCGGCTGGCGCGAGGCCGAGTTCACCGCGACGGACCTCGTGACGGCGGACCCGTCGTGGCTGGCCGACCGACTCGCGGATCGACTGGAACGGGGCGACGCGGACGGCGAGTCCGATACTGGCTGGCGCGAACGGTTCCGCCGTGCCGAACAGCGCCACTGGGAGCGCGTCGGCGACGCCGTCGGTTCCGAACCGTTCGAGGGTGCTGTCCTCTCGACGGTCGCGAGTCGGGCCCCCGACCCGGCGACGCTGGTCGTTTCCAACAGCATGCCCGTCAGAGACCTCGATCGGTTCGGCCGGCCTCGATCGGCCGACCTGACGGTGCTGGGCAACCGCGGCGCGAGCGGGATCGACGGGATCACCAGCACCGCGCTCGGGGCCGGCGGCGCGACCGCGGACCCGCTCGTGCTCGTGATCGGTGACCTGGCGTTCTATCACGACATGAACGGACTGCTCGCGGTCGAGCGCTGTGGCGTCGACGCGACGATCGTCCTGCTGAACAACGACGGTGGCGGGATCTTTCACATGCTCCCCATCGAGGAATTCGACCCGCCGTTCACCGAGTACTTCCGGACGCCCCACGGGATCGACTTCGAACCCGTCGGCGATCTCTACGGGCTCGAGTACGCCGTCGTCGACGACCTCGACGGTTTCGAGGCGGCTTACGCCGAGTCGCTGGCCACCGACGGCACGCAGGTCATCGAGGTCCGGTTCGACGCCGACGAGAGCCACCGCACGCGCGAACGCCTGCACGAGCAGGTGTGCTCGGCGGTGAATAGCGGCTCCTGA
- a CDS encoding isochorismate synthase, producing the protein METLHGDEAVGAASELPVSACSRRLEDFSPDVLQRIADAPTVVWRGPRESIAAAGATASVSADGPDRFETVRETATALFESLTGDVPRPARPRLFGGFAFHDGARSDTTWDGFPDAWFVLPRVQVTAHNGARWLTVTAETPDIATERLDDWQERLAGATDRERSGPPGIVDERRTPSREDWREQIEAALSDIRAARLRKVVLAQSLSVDLAGPVSIPDALARLDGTYPDCYRFAFTPGDEAGTFFGATPETLVSLTDRTVRTGALAGSTGRGDTRNEDEWLAEELLDSDKDNHEHDLVVEAIREQLDPVAERVTTGKRSIRKLATVQHLETPIRAALDGDRHVLELVEALHPTPAVGGLPPDAALETIKSTEAFDRGWYAAPVGWIDADGDGTFAVAIRSALARDRTATLFAGAGIVADSDPDREWDEVQLKYRPMLDELE; encoded by the coding sequence ATGGAAACGCTGCACGGGGACGAGGCCGTCGGGGCGGCGTCGGAACTGCCTGTCTCGGCATGCAGTCGGCGACTTGAGGACTTCTCCCCGGATGTGCTCCAGCGCATCGCTGACGCGCCGACGGTCGTCTGGCGCGGTCCCCGGGAGTCGATTGCGGCCGCGGGAGCGACGGCCTCGGTCAGCGCCGACGGGCCGGACCGGTTCGAGACGGTTCGCGAGACCGCGACGGCGCTATTCGAGAGCCTGACGGGTGACGTCCCCCGTCCGGCGCGGCCGCGGCTGTTCGGCGGCTTCGCCTTCCACGACGGGGCACGCTCGGACACGACATGGGACGGGTTTCCCGACGCCTGGTTCGTGTTGCCTCGCGTGCAGGTGACGGCCCACAACGGGGCACGCTGGCTGACAGTGACTGCTGAAACGCCCGATATCGCGACCGAACGTCTCGATGACTGGCAGGAGCGGCTGGCCGGCGCGACCGACCGCGAGCGCTCGGGCCCGCCAGGAATCGTCGACGAACGCCGCACGCCGTCGCGCGAGGACTGGCGCGAACAGATCGAGGCCGCGCTCTCGGATATCCGTGCCGCCCGACTCCGGAAGGTCGTCCTCGCGCAGTCGCTGTCGGTCGATCTCGCCGGACCGGTTTCGATCCCGGACGCGCTGGCCCGTCTCGACGGGACCTATCCCGACTGCTACCGGTTCGCGTTCACGCCCGGCGACGAGGCGGGAACCTTCTTCGGGGCAACCCCGGAGACGCTCGTTTCGCTGACTGACCGGACCGTCCGGACGGGCGCGCTCGCGGGCTCGACCGGTCGCGGCGATACCCGGAACGAGGACGAGTGGCTGGCCGAGGAACTGCTCGACAGCGATAAGGACAACCACGAACACGATCTGGTCGTCGAGGCGATTCGCGAACAGCTCGACCCGGTCGCCGAACGCGTCACGACCGGCAAGCGATCGATCCGCAAGCTCGCGACCGTCCAGCATCTCGAGACGCCGATCCGGGCCGCGCTCGACGGGGACCGACACGTCCTCGAACTCGTCGAGGCGCTGCATCCGACGCCCGCTGTCGGTGGACTCCCGCCGGACGCTGCCCTCGAGACGATCAAGTCCACGGAGGCGTTCGACCGCGGGTGGTACGCCGCGCCGGTCGGCTGGATCGACGCCGACGGCGACGGCACGTTCGCGGTCGCGATCCGCTCGGCGCTGGCTCGCGATCGGACGGCGACGCTGTTTGCCGGCGCGGGAATCGTCGCCGACAGCGACCCGGACCGTGAGTGGGACGAGGTCCAGCTGAAATACCGCCCGATGCTCGACGAACTGGAGTGA
- a CDS encoding DUF7536 family protein — protein sequence MSDDRPESGRARFVEALQVRKHALRGFGVGIAVTVLVYLFFVVLPGTGGAGLWYLGLGASLALSLGGLLTAVLVALQARRLTREL from the coding sequence GTGTCAGACGACCGTCCCGAATCCGGTCGCGCGCGTTTCGTCGAGGCGCTGCAGGTCCGCAAGCACGCGCTTCGCGGGTTCGGCGTCGGGATCGCAGTGACGGTGCTGGTGTATCTTTTCTTTGTCGTCCTGCCGGGCACCGGCGGTGCTGGACTGTGGTATCTCGGGCTCGGCGCGTCGCTCGCGCTGTCGCTGGGCGGGTTGCTCACGGCGGTTCTCGTTGCGTTGCAGGCACGCCGGCTCACGCGAGAACTGTGA
- a CDS encoding 30S ribosomal protein S13 translates to MSAEDPDADAPEDDEDLQYFVRIGQTDLDGTKSVERSLTDMNGIGHRAARIIAQKAGVDRRDTFGRLDQEQIDEIVELVEGFADEVPEWLANHRNDFFSGETTHEIGNDLDLTRRQDINRMKMIDSYKGVRHKRGQKVRGQRTKSTGRTEGTIGVNVEAIKEEQAEEAAAEEE, encoded by the coding sequence ATGAGTGCAGAAGACCCAGACGCGGACGCGCCGGAGGACGACGAGGACCTCCAGTACTTCGTCCGCATCGGACAGACGGACCTCGACGGCACCAAGTCGGTCGAGCGTTCGCTGACGGACATGAACGGTATCGGTCACCGCGCCGCTCGGATCATCGCCCAGAAAGCGGGCGTCGATCGACGGGACACGTTCGGTCGCCTCGACCAGGAGCAGATCGACGAGATCGTCGAACTGGTCGAGGGCTTCGCCGACGAGGTCCCCGAGTGGCTCGCGAACCATCGCAACGACTTCTTCAGCGGCGAGACGACTCACGAGATTGGCAACGATCTCGATCTCACGCGTCGTCAGGACATCAACCGCATGAAGATGATCGACTCCTACAAGGGCGTCCGCCACAAGCGCGGACAGAAGGTCCGTGGCCAGCGCACCAAGTCCACAGGCCGTACCGAGGGGACGATCGGTGTCAACGTTGAGGCGATCAAGGAAGAACAGGCTGAGGAAGCCGCAGCTGAGGAAGAATAA
- a CDS encoding potassium channel family protein translates to MDDDRVAYEPVSVKDVLAEMKDTAELLIDLSYSAVLFGSDAIAEEVLDLESQMEVLHLKARMSLLLAARNPSDAESLAPVLAVVGAAEKISDAAGDIAKVVLEDIGLPEAMRAALPEAIEAIERASVVSGSKYADRTLGEVTLETETGVRVIAVRRDGEWLLNPGPETALRAADVVILRGPREGLSEVYETMTDETYVPPDPPEAPSQDLERAVDSIVLMKNMSELAVDLAYGSVLFDSKPVAEEVLELEAEVDALQSRFEAWVLRAASRTDDPVNLRGLVQLGRATEVISDAALEISEGVLRGIGTHPVVAAAVEESDEVIVRFTVDPDSRLAGRTLGDAAVKTETGMRIIAVRHTGRESRRTGREGSDWVVSPGATTEIEAGDVLLAKGTRTGADRLADLVGE, encoded by the coding sequence ATGGACGACGACAGGGTCGCATACGAACCGGTCAGCGTCAAGGACGTGCTGGCCGAGATGAAAGACACCGCCGAGTTGCTGATCGACCTCTCGTACTCGGCGGTCCTTTTCGGTAGCGACGCCATCGCGGAGGAGGTGCTCGACCTCGAATCCCAGATGGAGGTGTTGCACCTCAAAGCGCGGATGAGCCTCCTGCTGGCCGCGCGCAATCCCAGTGACGCCGAATCACTCGCGCCCGTGCTCGCGGTGGTCGGGGCCGCCGAGAAAATCAGCGACGCCGCCGGCGACATCGCGAAGGTCGTTCTCGAAGACATCGGGCTGCCGGAGGCAATGCGGGCCGCGCTCCCGGAGGCCATCGAGGCCATCGAGCGTGCGTCGGTGGTTTCGGGGTCGAAATACGCTGACCGAACGCTGGGCGAGGTCACGCTCGAAACCGAGACCGGCGTCCGCGTGATCGCCGTCCGTCGCGACGGCGAGTGGCTGCTCAACCCCGGGCCCGAGACGGCACTGCGGGCGGCAGACGTTGTGATCCTTCGCGGCCCGCGTGAGGGGCTCTCCGAGGTCTACGAGACGATGACCGACGAAACGTACGTCCCACCGGATCCCCCGGAGGCACCCTCTCAGGACCTGGAGCGCGCTGTCGATTCGATCGTCCTGATGAAAAACATGAGCGAACTCGCCGTCGATCTGGCCTACGGCTCGGTCCTGTTCGACAGCAAACCCGTCGCCGAAGAGGTGCTGGAACTGGAAGCCGAGGTCGACGCGCTCCAGTCACGCTTCGAGGCCTGGGTCCTCCGGGCAGCGAGCCGAACTGACGACCCGGTGAACCTCCGGGGACTCGTTCAACTCGGTCGCGCGACGGAGGTCATCTCCGACGCCGCCCTGGAGATCAGCGAGGGAGTTCTCCGCGGAATCGGTACTCACCCCGTCGTCGCCGCAGCCGTCGAGGAGAGCGACGAGGTGATCGTCCGATTCACCGTCGATCCCGACAGCCGCCTCGCGGGGCGAACGCTGGGCGACGCCGCAGTCAAGACCGAGACGGGGATGCGCATCATCGCGGTCCGTCACACCGGACGGGAGAGCCGTCGCACCGGACGTGAGGGGAGCGACTGGGTCGTCTCGCCGGGAGCGACGACCGAGATCGAAGCCGGCGACGTGCTACTCGCGAAAGGTACCCGGACCGGGGCCGATCGGCTGGCCGACCTCGTGGGCGAGTAG
- a CDS encoding DNA-directed RNA polymerase subunit D produces the protein MADYDVTFIERDDTEAKFLVRGVTPAFANGIRRAMIADVPTFSIDTVRFIENSSVMFDEQLALRLGLVPLTTPLGGEFDAEDTVTLALDVEGPETAYSGDLVSSDEMVQPAETDVPIIELKDGQRLELEAEAELGYGKDHAKHQGGVAVGYRHLQRVEVVGDRDEFHDDEPEIVRGVIETEDGELVPAEEFDNDLTERYPDSEVEVTDVENAFVFDVETDGSFDVDTLVQAGIDSIRGRAEELKDAVQL, from the coding sequence ATGGCAGACTACGACGTAACGTTCATCGAGCGCGACGACACCGAGGCGAAGTTCCTCGTCCGTGGTGTCACGCCGGCGTTCGCCAACGGCATCCGCCGGGCGATGATCGCCGACGTGCCCACGTTCAGTATCGATACCGTCCGGTTCATCGAGAACTCCTCGGTGATGTTCGACGAGCAGCTCGCGCTCCGGCTCGGGCTGGTCCCGCTGACGACGCCGCTCGGCGGCGAGTTCGACGCCGAGGACACTGTCACGCTCGCACTCGACGTCGAGGGCCCGGAGACGGCCTACTCCGGCGATCTCGTCTCAAGCGACGAGATGGTGCAGCCGGCCGAAACGGACGTGCCGATCATCGAACTCAAGGACGGCCAGCGGCTGGAACTCGAGGCCGAGGCCGAACTCGGCTACGGGAAAGACCACGCCAAACACCAGGGTGGCGTTGCGGTCGGGTATCGACACCTCCAGCGCGTCGAGGTCGTCGGCGATCGCGACGAGTTCCACGACGACGAACCCGAAATCGTTCGCGGGGTCATCGAGACCGAAGACGGCGAGCTGGTCCCGGCCGAGGAGTTCGACAACGACCTCACCGAGCGCTACCCTGACAGCGAGGTTGAGGTCACGGACGTCGAGAACGCGTTCGTCTTCGACGTCGAGACGGACGGGTCGTTCGACGTGGACACGCTCGTGCAGGCCGGGATCGATTCGATCCGCGGTCGCGCCGAGGAACTGAAAGACGCGGTACAGCTATAA